The genomic region GCACCACGACCTCCACGCCCGAGAGATCCGGTGCGCCCGACGCGGCGTCCCAGAAGCGGTGCTCGCCCACCGGGCCCGGTCTGCGGCCCAGGCACACCACCTGCTCCCCGCCCGCCGCGGCCGCGCGGGCGACGTGCCCGCCGCAGAAGCCGCTGGCGCCCGTGACGGCGATCACGACGCCGCCCGTACGGTCAGGGAACGCCAGCCGGGCAGGGCGGCCCGCCGGTCCACCCGGGCCCGGGCCACCACCGGGCGGTACGGGGCCAGCGCCCCGAGGACGTCGGCCAGCTGGACCTGGGCAAGCCGGGCCCCGGGACAGGCGTGCGATCCGGCCCCGAACACCAGCCGGGCGCTGCCCGGACCGGCCGGCCGCACGGCGTCCGGGTCGCGCCGGTGCGCCTGGGCGGCGTGCCGGGCCACCAGCAGCAGCCGGTCGCCGCCGCGCACCGGGCAGCCCCCGACCGTCCCGTCCGTCGCGGCCACCCGGGGCAGCAGCGGCGAGGCCGCGGTGACCCGCAGCAGCTCCTCGGCCAGCACCGGCCGCAGCGCCTCGTCGGCGGCCTGGTCCCACAGGTCCGCGTCGGCGCACCACGCCACGGCCCGGGGCAGCGCCGCGACCGTGGTGTTGACGGCGGCGACCGCCACCATCGCGGACAGGGCCCCGTCACCCGCACCGAGCAGCCGTCGCAGCCGCTCCGCGCAGCGGGCGGCCTCCGCCTCGGCGCCCGGGCGGCGCGGGCCGGGCAGGTGACTGCGTACGGAGGCGGCCGCGGCCTCGCCGGCCGCTTCCGCCAGCTCCCGCGGATCGGCGGCGGAGCCCAGCAGGGCGCACACCACCGACCCGGCCAGCTCCCGCGCCAGCCCGACGAGGTCCACCTCGGCGCCGCGAGCCAGCGGCGCGAGGCGGCGTAGGAGCAACGGCCGCCACATCGACCGCAGGTCCTCCACCCCCTCCGCCCCGAGCCCGCCCGCGAGAGCGCGCCGCTCGGCCCGGTGCTCCCCGCCCTCCTGGTCGAAGAGCACGCCCTCACCGCCCCGCAGCGCGGAGCGCGCGGCACCGCCCGTCGTCCCCGCCGCCGTACGGTCGAGCGGGAGCCGGGTCAGCGCCTGGCGGTAGGCGTCCGCGTCGTGCACCAGCAGGGTCCGCCCGAGCCGGCGCACGGCCCGCCCGCGCGTGGCGGCGAGCAGGGCGAACAGCAGCGGATGCGCGCCCAGATAGACCCGCCGGTCGCGCCTGCGGGCCCGCGCCTGCCCCCTCATGCCGACCCGCCCAAGTGTCGGGCCGCCAGGGCCGCCGTCGCCGCCCGGTCCGGTTTGCGCGAGCGCCCCGACAGCGGGATCCGGGCGAACACCAGCGCGTCGGGACGGGCGGTGCCCATCCGCCGCAGCGGGCCCGACAGCGCGGCGCGCAGCGCGGGTTCACGTACCCCGCGTTCCGGCTGCACGACGGCGACGAGCCGCTCGTCCCCCTCGCCCGCCGGGATCCCGACGAGCAGGGCCAGCTCCACCCCCGGTACGTGGAGGGCGGGTTCGTACAGCCCCGGGTAGATGTTCTCCGCCCGGCGCAGGACCATGTCCTTGGCCCTGCCTGCGAGGACGATCCGGCCCGCGCCGTCCAGCCGTGCCCGGTCGCCCGTACGCACCCACGCGTCGGGCTCCTCGCCCAGGTAGCGGTGGCGGGCCGCGGCCCCGGACAGGAGCAGCTGCCCGTCCGCGTCGGGCTTGGCGGTGACTCCGGGCAGCGGGGCGCCGACCAGGTCGCCCGGGCCGTCGAAGGCGGACTTCTCCCGGGCTTCGACCGCGGCGGCCGGGAACAGCTCGGTGAGCGCGTACACCCCCCAGGCCTGCGCCGCGCCCGCCTCCCGCACCCGTTCCAGCAGCCCGGCCCCGGCCGGGGCCGAGCCCGTCCAGACCCGGCCGTGGAAGCGGGCGCCCGCGCCCAGCGCGTCGCGCAGCACGGGCGGGGTCAGATAGGTGTCCTGGGGCCGCAGCCGGTGAAGTTGGCGGGCCAGTACCCGGGGGTCGCGGGCCGGGAGGGCGACGGGGGCGCCGCGCGTGAGGGAGGGGACCAGGACGAAGAAGGTGCCGCCGAGGACGGGCCGGTCCGGGGCGGCGTCGAACAGGGTGTGGACCGTGGCCATCCCGGCGGCCAGGCTCGACCGGGTGTGGACCACGGCGCGCGGCCGGGACGTGGTCCCGGAGGTGAACACGATCACCGCGTCGCCGTCGTGGTCCCGGTGGACGGGCACGCCCGTACGGGGCGCCGCCAGGTCCAGCGCGGGCGCGCAACCCGGCAGCCGGGGCCCGACGGTGGCGACCGGACCCAGCTCGGCGAGGTCAGGCAGCGCGAGCCGCGCGCGGCGGGCCAGCGGCCGGGCCCAGCCCGACACTGCCTGCGCGGCGGCGTCGGCCAGTACCAGCGAGGGCCGGGCCAGGGCGAGCCGGGCGCGCAGCACGTCGGGCCCCGCGCCGGGGTCGAGCACGGCCCCGGCGAGGCCCAGCCGCCACAGGGCGAGCAGCACGGCCAGGGCCCGCGGCCCGGGCCGGACGGCGACGCCCACGGTGTCCCCGGCGCGCAGTCCGCGCGCGTGCAGGGCGGCGGCGAACGCGTCGGACAGCTCGGCGAGTTCGCCGCGGGTGGCCCGGACCCGGGAGGTACCCGTACGGGTGGGGGAGAGTACGGCCGGCCGCTCGGGGCGGCTGCGCAGCGCGTGGTCGAGACGGTCGAGCATCAGCGGGGATCCGTTCCGTGGCTGCCGCTTCCCTGGTCGAGGTACCAGCGGGCCGTGCCCGCGATCCCGTAGGCACGCAGGCGCCGCGTGGAGTTCTCCACGACCATCTGCCGGCAGTGGACGATGCGGTCGGTGTGGCGGCGTACGGCGTTGAGGAAGAGCCGGTCGGTCGGCGAGGGGCGCCGGGGCATGCCGCCGACCGCCAGGTACAGCTCGGCGGTGATGGCCATGTTGTTCCCGGCGTGCATGCGGTACGGGGCCCGGAAGCCGTTGCGGCGCGCGTGCCCGGGCCGCAGCCGCCCGAACAGCGCGGCGAGCGCCACGAGCAGGCCGAAACCGGCCCGGCCCAGCGGGCCGTGCTCGTCGCGCCGGGCGGTGATCCGCCCGCACACCAGCCCGGGGCTCCGGGTGAGGGCGGCCCGCGCGGCGCGCGTCCAGCCGGGGCGGGGCAGGCAGTCGGCGTCCGTGCGGGCGAGCAGGGCCGCGCCGCGGCCGATCGCGTACCGGAAGCCGGTGTCCACGGCGGAGCCGACCCCCCTCTGCGGCTCCTCGATCACCTCCACCGGGAACGGCGCGCCCGCCGCGAACTCCCGGGCGATGGCGCCCGTCCGGTCCGCCGAGGCGTTGTCGACGACCAGCAGGGTGAAGTCCCGGTCCCGCTGCGCGGCCAGGGCCCGCAGGGTCTGCGCGAGGCGGGCCTCCTCCTCGTGCGCGGGCACGACCACCCACATCGGGCTGCTCACGACTTCTCCCAGACCATCGTCATGATGCTGATCCCGCCGCCGAGGCCCACGAACAACACCCGGTCCCCGGGGTCGAGTTCCGTGAAGACCCGGTCCAGCTGGATCCCGATGCTCGCGCTCGCGATGTTGCCGAGCTCGGGCACCGTCACCACCAGCTTCCCGGTCGGCACGCCGGTCAGCTCCGCGAACCGCTCCAGATACGGCACCGTCACCTGGTGCACCAGCACCTTGGCGAAGCCGTCCCAGTCCATCCCCGTCCGGTGCAGCGTCCGGTCGATGACGGCGGTGCCCACCTTCTCGAAGACGCCGCGCAGTTCGTGCCCGTCGCCGCGGAAGTAGGTGTGCTCGTCCCCGCGCGGGTGCCGCGAGCCGCCGCCCGGGATGCCCCCCACCTCCCAGTGCTCCGAGTGGGTCTCGGTGTCCACGTCGAGGATCCCGCCCCGCGCCACGGCCTCCACGACCACCGCCGCCCCCGCGTCGCCGAAGGTGTAGCCGGCGAAGCCGCTGCGGAACTCGGCGAAGTCGGCGGGGTCCTTGCGCACCGCCCGGCTCGGGGTCTCCCCGGTGACCACCAGGGCCCGCCGGGCCCGCCCGGAGAGGACCATCGACCGGGCGAGGTCGATCCCGTTCACGAAGCTGTTGCAGGCGTTGGTGACGTCCACGGCATGGGCCCGCGAGCCCAGCTCCGCCTGCACGATGTGCGCGGTGGCGGGCTCCACCATGTCGCGGGAGGCGGAGGCGAAGACCAGCAGGTCGATGTCGAGGGGGCACAGGCCGGCGGTGTCCAGGGCCCGGCGGGCAGCTCCCACGGCGAGCGTGGAGGCGTACACCCCCTCACCGGCGACGCGGCGGGAGAGGATCCCGGTGGCCTGCGTCAGCAGAGTCGGCGGCAGGGTGAGGCCGCTGCGGCGGGCCACCTCCCGCTGGAGGGAGTCCGAGGACAGGACGTCCTCGGGCAGCAGGCTG from Streptomyces sp. NBC_00190 harbors:
- a CDS encoding cytochrome P450 produces the protein MRGQARARRRDRRVYLGAHPLLFALLAATRGRAVRRLGRTLLVHDADAYRQALTRLPLDRTAAGTTGGAARSALRGGEGVLFDQEGGEHRAERRALAGGLGAEGVEDLRSMWRPLLLRRLAPLARGAEVDLVGLARELAGSVVCALLGSAADPRELAEAAGEAAAASVRSHLPGPRRPGAEAEAARCAERLRRLLGAGDGALSAMVAVAAVNTTVAALPRAVAWCADADLWDQAADEALRPVLAEELLRVTAASPLLPRVAATDGTVGGCPVRGGDRLLLVARHAAQAHRRDPDAVRPAGPGSARLVFGAGSHACPGARLAQVQLADVLGALAPYRPVVARARVDRRAALPGWRSLTVRAAS
- a CDS encoding class I adenylate-forming enzyme family protein, which translates into the protein MLDRLDHALRSRPERPAVLSPTRTGTSRVRATRGELAELSDAFAAALHARGLRAGDTVGVAVRPGPRALAVLLALWRLGLAGAVLDPGAGPDVLRARLALARPSLVLADAAAQAVSGWARPLARRARLALPDLAELGPVATVGPRLPGCAPALDLAAPRTGVPVHRDHDGDAVIVFTSGTTSRPRAVVHTRSSLAAGMATVHTLFDAAPDRPVLGGTFFVLVPSLTRGAPVALPARDPRVLARQLHRLRPQDTYLTPPVLRDALGAGARFHGRVWTGSAPAGAGLLERVREAGAAQAWGVYALTELFPAAAVEAREKSAFDGPGDLVGAPLPGVTAKPDADGQLLLSGAAARHRYLGEEPDAWVRTGDRARLDGAGRIVLAGRAKDMVLRRAENIYPGLYEPALHVPGVELALLVGIPAGEGDERLVAVVQPERGVREPALRAALSGPLRRMGTARPDALVFARIPLSGRSRKPDRAATAALAARHLGGSA
- a CDS encoding glycosyltransferase encodes the protein MSSPMWVVVPAHEEEARLAQTLRALAAQRDRDFTLLVVDNASADRTGAIAREFAAGAPFPVEVIEEPQRGVGSAVDTGFRYAIGRGAALLARTDADCLPRPGWTRAARAALTRSPGLVCGRITARRDEHGPLGRAGFGLLVALAALFGRLRPGHARRNGFRAPYRMHAGNNMAITAELYLAVGGMPRRPSPTDRLFLNAVRRHTDRIVHCRQMVVENSTRRLRAYGIAGTARWYLDQGSGSHGTDPR
- a CDS encoding 3-oxoacyl-ACP synthase III family protein produces the protein MSFQPSDQGPRAGITAVGSLLPEDVLSSDSLQREVARRSGLTLPPTLLTQATGILSRRVAGEGVYASTLAVGAARRALDTAGLCPLDIDLLVFASASRDMVEPATAHIVQAELGSRAHAVDVTNACNSFVNGIDLARSMVLSGRARRALVVTGETPSRAVRKDPADFAEFRSGFAGYTFGDAGAAVVVEAVARGGILDVDTETHSEHWEVGGIPGGGSRHPRGDEHTYFRGDGHELRGVFEKVGTAVIDRTLHRTGMDWDGFAKVLVHQVTVPYLERFAELTGVPTGKLVVTVPELGNIASASIGIQLDRVFTELDPGDRVLFVGLGGGISIMTMVWEKS